The following proteins are co-located in the Egicoccus sp. AB-alg2 genome:
- a CDS encoding ABC transporter substrate-binding protein, with protein sequence MRTSKKLALLAAVGLTLAATGCGGTDGGDAPAEDAATQEEPTTDAGDDGDTADDGAEGEAAGGDAALEELVAAAEAEGSLTFYSVPDESIAQGIADEFSSRYDIQVDFVRLVSADLAQRYSAEASSGAPAADLILVSDSPFLTEAFEENWLTPLSEAGLPDYGDFPEEFVIRDGASAIVSINPTVIGYNTNEAEEPADWDVLADPENRGRIAISDPTTSVANLFFWDLIREEYGDDFLRSIGENDPIFTPGAVPSAQAVGAGEVIYATPAVSAIYDNLAGEGAPVAYGSPSVTTGSEIAVGISTEAANPNAARLFAWFIMTQEGNELLTLPYNTASPYGGGLPEDYRRPNNAALANEDLIYELLGVNN encoded by the coding sequence ATGCGCACATCCAAGAAGCTCGCGCTGTTGGCCGCCGTGGGCCTCACCCTCGCGGCGACCGGGTGCGGCGGGACCGACGGCGGGGACGCACCGGCCGAGGACGCCGCGACCCAGGAGGAGCCCACGACCGACGCGGGTGACGACGGGGACACGGCCGACGACGGCGCCGAGGGCGAGGCCGCAGGCGGCGATGCCGCGCTCGAGGAGCTCGTGGCGGCGGCCGAGGCCGAGGGCAGCCTGACCTTCTACAGCGTGCCCGACGAGAGCATCGCCCAGGGCATCGCGGACGAGTTCAGCAGCCGCTACGACATCCAGGTCGACTTCGTCCGGCTCGTCAGCGCCGACCTCGCGCAGCGCTACAGCGCCGAGGCGTCATCGGGCGCTCCGGCCGCCGACCTCATCCTCGTCTCCGACTCGCCGTTCCTCACCGAGGCGTTCGAGGAGAACTGGCTGACGCCGCTCTCCGAGGCGGGTCTGCCCGACTACGGCGACTTCCCGGAGGAGTTCGTGATCCGTGACGGGGCCTCCGCCATCGTCTCGATCAACCCGACCGTCATCGGTTACAACACCAACGAGGCCGAGGAGCCCGCGGACTGGGACGTGCTGGCCGACCCGGAGAACCGCGGCCGGATCGCGATCTCGGACCCGACCACGTCGGTCGCGAACCTGTTCTTCTGGGACCTGATCCGCGAGGAGTACGGCGACGACTTCCTGCGCTCGATCGGTGAAAACGACCCGATCTTCACGCCGGGCGCCGTGCCCTCCGCCCAGGCCGTCGGGGCCGGCGAGGTCATCTACGCCACGCCTGCCGTCAGCGCGATCTACGACAACCTCGCCGGTGAGGGCGCGCCGGTCGCCTACGGCTCGCCGTCGGTGACGACGGGCTCGGAGATCGCCGTCGGCATCTCCACCGAGGCGGCCAACCCGAACGCGGCGCGGCTGTTCGCCTGGTTCATCATGACCCAGGAAGGCAACGAACTGCTGACGCTGCCGTACAACACCGCCTCGCCGTACGGCGGCGGCCTCCCGGAGGACTACCGCCGTCCGAACAACGCCGCCCTGGCGAACGAGGACCTGATCTACGAACTGCTGGGCGTGAATAACTGA
- a CDS encoding aminomethyl transferase family protein: MSKESLNDLLRSAGNPVELLRNNQVGRYVYPTKPPEFSNWIDEQRAWTEDCILYDQTWHMDNMFIEGPDAERLLRDLGINTFNNFAVGKAKQYVPVSHDGFVIGDGILFHLEDEVYEFVGRSPAPNWLHYNAESGGYDVQITRDPRAPSITLGKPVTREQYRFQIQGPKAEQLIRKLTGGDLPDIKFFNFDTVKMAGRRLPALRHGMAGQPGLEVWGPYEEYDEVRDAILEAGEEFGIRPVGARAYSTNTIESGWIPSPLPAVYTGGKMEGYRDWLPANSLEGRGGTIAGSYVSDDIEDYYLTPYEMGYGHMVKFDHDFVGRDALESMDKESQRRKVTLAWNAEDVLKTWASLFSDEVPYKYLDLPQSVYGSASYDRVLHDGNDAGLSLFTGYTFNERTFLSLAVIDPSIDVGTEVKVVWGEPDGGTRKLSAERPHRQIEIRATVSPVPYSREAREHYAEGWRTAGRA; encoded by the coding sequence ATGAGCAAGGAAAGCCTGAACGATCTGCTGCGCAGCGCGGGCAACCCCGTGGAACTGCTGCGAAACAACCAGGTGGGGCGGTACGTCTACCCGACCAAGCCGCCGGAGTTCTCCAACTGGATCGACGAGCAGCGGGCCTGGACCGAGGACTGCATCCTCTACGACCAGACCTGGCACATGGACAACATGTTCATCGAGGGTCCGGATGCCGAGCGCCTGCTCCGCGACCTCGGGATCAACACGTTCAACAACTTCGCCGTCGGCAAGGCCAAGCAGTACGTGCCGGTCAGCCACGACGGGTTCGTCATCGGCGACGGCATCCTGTTCCACCTCGAGGACGAGGTCTACGAGTTCGTCGGCCGCTCGCCGGCACCGAACTGGCTGCACTACAACGCGGAGTCGGGCGGCTACGACGTCCAGATCACCCGTGACCCGCGCGCGCCGTCCATCACGCTGGGCAAGCCGGTCACCCGCGAGCAGTACCGGTTCCAGATCCAGGGCCCGAAGGCCGAGCAACTCATCCGCAAGCTGACCGGCGGCGACCTGCCCGACATCAAGTTCTTCAACTTCGACACCGTCAAGATGGCGGGACGGCGCCTGCCGGCCCTGCGCCACGGCATGGCCGGGCAGCCGGGTCTCGAGGTGTGGGGACCCTACGAGGAGTACGACGAGGTCCGCGACGCGATCCTCGAGGCCGGTGAGGAGTTCGGCATCCGCCCGGTCGGTGCCCGCGCCTACTCGACCAACACCATCGAGTCGGGCTGGATCCCCTCACCGCTGCCGGCCGTCTACACCGGCGGGAAGATGGAGGGCTATCGCGACTGGCTGCCGGCCAACAGCCTCGAGGGGCGTGGCGGCACCATCGCCGGGAGCTACGTCTCGGACGACATCGAGGACTACTACCTGACGCCGTACGAGATGGGATACGGCCACATGGTGAAGTTCGACCACGACTTCGTCGGCCGCGATGCCCTCGAGTCGATGGACAAGGAGTCGCAGCGGCGCAAGGTGACGCTCGCCTGGAACGCCGAGGACGTGCTGAAGACCTGGGCCTCGCTGTTCAGCGACGAGGTGCCCTACAAGTACCTCGACCTGCCCCAGAGCGTGTACGGATCGGCTAGCTACGACCGCGTCCTCCACGACGGCAATGACGCCGGCCTGTCGCTGTTCACCGGCTACACCTTCAACGAGCGCACCTTCCTGTCGCTGGCGGTCATCGACCCGTCGATCGACGTCGGCACCGAGGTGAAGGTCGTCTGGGGCGAGCCCGACGGCGGGACCCGCAAGCTCAGCGCCGAGCGCCCACACCGCCAGATCGAGATCCGCGCCACCGTCAGCCCCGTGCCCTACTCGCGGGAGGCCCGCGAGCACTACGCCGAGGGCTGGCGCACCGCCGGTCGCGCCTGA
- a CDS encoding folylpolyglutamate synthase/dihydrofolate synthase family protein, whose product MTSQLDDRLAVHFGRRRYGRRPGLHRMRALTGLLGDPQHRYRCLHVTGTNGKTTVTRLASAVLEGHGLRVGAFTSPHLEDVRERIVVDGEPVTETALLAALDRVEAAVAVVEARLREPVTFFELMTAAACVLFADAGVDVAVVEVGIGGRLDPTNVHHGDVAVVASVGLDHPELGSTTAQVAAEKAGIFEPGATALVGPMDPAASAVVTERAAAVGTRLLTYGEHVEVVARRDARAGQDLAVRLAGTEHRLWIALRGVHQAVNAALALAAGAAVLGPDRPLDVARTREALLRARVPGRTERLAYAGRPEVVLDVAHNEDAARALADTMATWGRGVPLALVVGASPGRDLERFVRPLLPLTSAAYLVTSDAPDGHPGAAGLPRSLAPVDSVTRALTAAERQVGPDGRILVTGTHRLVAAARELLRQEWSPGRSPQVA is encoded by the coding sequence GTGACCTCGCAACTCGACGATCGCCTGGCGGTGCACTTCGGGCGGCGCCGCTACGGACGACGGCCCGGCCTGCACCGGATGCGTGCACTGACCGGGCTGCTCGGGGACCCGCAGCATCGCTACCGCTGCCTGCACGTCACGGGCACCAACGGCAAGACGACCGTGACGCGCCTCGCCAGCGCGGTCCTGGAGGGCCACGGACTGCGCGTCGGGGCCTTCACCTCCCCGCACCTCGAGGACGTCCGTGAACGGATCGTCGTCGACGGTGAGCCGGTCACCGAGACGGCGCTCCTGGCGGCGCTCGACCGCGTCGAGGCGGCCGTCGCGGTCGTCGAGGCGCGGCTCAGAGAACCGGTGACGTTCTTCGAGTTGATGACGGCCGCGGCGTGCGTGCTGTTCGCCGACGCCGGGGTCGACGTCGCCGTGGTCGAGGTCGGCATCGGGGGGCGCCTCGACCCCACCAACGTCCACCACGGGGACGTGGCGGTCGTCGCGTCCGTCGGGCTGGACCACCCGGAACTGGGCAGCACCACGGCGCAGGTGGCCGCGGAGAAGGCGGGCATCTTCGAGCCGGGGGCAACCGCGCTCGTCGGGCCGATGGATCCGGCCGCCTCCGCGGTGGTCACGGAGCGGGCCGCGGCGGTGGGCACGCGCCTGCTCACGTACGGCGAGCACGTCGAGGTCGTCGCACGACGGGACGCCCGCGCAGGCCAGGACCTCGCCGTCCGGCTCGCCGGGACGGAACATCGGCTGTGGATCGCGCTGCGGGGCGTGCATCAGGCGGTCAACGCCGCGCTCGCGTTGGCGGCGGGCGCCGCGGTGCTCGGCCCGGACCGGCCGCTCGACGTGGCGAGGACGCGGGAGGCGCTACTGCGTGCACGGGTCCCCGGTCGAACGGAACGCCTGGCGTACGCCGGGCGTCCGGAGGTCGTACTCGACGTCGCGCACAACGAGGACGCCGCCCGCGCGCTGGCGGACACGATGGCGACGTGGGGCCGTGGCGTGCCCCTCGCGTTGGTGGTGGGCGCATCCCCTGGTCGCGACCTGGAGCGCTTCGTCCGGCCGCTGCTTCCGCTGACCAGCGCGGCGTACCTCGTGACGTCCGACGCACCCGATGGACACCCGGGGGCGGCGGGCCTTCCCCGGTCGCTCGCGCCGGTCGATTCCGTGACACGAGCCCTGACCGCCGCCGAGCGCCAGGTCGGTCCCGACGGACGGATCCTGGTGACGGGCACGCACCGGCTGGTCGCTGCCGCGCGCGAGTTGCTGCGGCAGGAGTGGTCACCGGGGCGCTCGCCGCAGGTCGCGTGA
- a CDS encoding amidohydrolase family protein: protein MTIIDVHTHMLTQEWVELLGSTPSRYHLAKDPTKARSPERDRIHVAGVPYSFHTPHPPYFDWELRLEKMDEAGVDIAVVSLTCPSANFGDAEVSARAARIANDDMIAAQQRWPDRIRFLATLPWQYPSEALAALDYALEHGAVGVFTCANIENDPLIHPRFAEIWAEIDRHALPVLVHPGPPPGVEVAAQLGMSNAVGFHYDTTLAIERMINTGFLDRYQQLSILGSHAGGFLPFIAGRLDYQRESPDIVPSEYLRRIYVDGMAFSDGAFDLTLEVFGPDNVLFGSDYPYGGLGGMEKFLALIDDRVPEAHKDAVRGETARKLFGI from the coding sequence ATGACGATCATCGACGTGCACACGCACATGCTCACGCAGGAGTGGGTGGAGCTGCTCGGCAGCACGCCCTCGCGGTACCACCTGGCCAAGGATCCGACCAAGGCCCGCAGCCCCGAACGCGACCGGATCCACGTGGCCGGGGTGCCGTACTCCTTCCACACGCCCCACCCGCCGTACTTCGACTGGGAGCTGCGGCTGGAGAAGATGGACGAGGCCGGCGTCGACATCGCCGTCGTCTCGCTCACGTGCCCGTCGGCGAACTTCGGCGACGCCGAGGTCAGCGCCCGTGCGGCCCGTATCGCCAACGACGACATGATCGCCGCCCAGCAGCGGTGGCCCGACCGGATCCGCTTCCTCGCGACGCTGCCCTGGCAGTACCCCAGCGAGGCACTCGCCGCACTCGACTACGCGCTCGAGCACGGCGCCGTCGGCGTGTTCACCTGCGCCAACATCGAGAACGACCCGCTGATCCACCCGCGTTTCGCCGAGATCTGGGCCGAGATCGACCGGCACGCCCTGCCGGTCCTCGTGCACCCCGGCCCCCCGCCGGGCGTCGAGGTGGCGGCCCAGCTGGGCATGAGCAACGCGGTCGGGTTCCACTACGACACCACGCTGGCGATCGAGCGGATGATCAACACCGGCTTCCTCGACCGCTACCAGCAGCTGTCGATCCTCGGGTCGCACGCAGGGGGCTTTCTGCCCTTCATCGCCGGACGCCTCGACTACCAGCGCGAGTCGCCCGACATCGTGCCGAGCGAGTACCTGCGTCGCATTTACGTCGACGGCATGGCGTTCTCGGACGGTGCCTTCGACCTGACGCTCGAAGTCTTCGGGCCGGACAACGTCCTGTTCGGTTCGGACTACCCGTACGGCGGGCTCGGCGGGATGGAGAAGTTCCTCGCCCTCATCGACGACCGGGTGCCCGAGGCGCACAAGGACGCCGTCCGGGGCGAGACCGCACGCAAGCTGTTCGGGATCTGA
- a CDS encoding PaaX family transcriptional regulator C-terminal domain-containing protein has translation MTDVGIRADRKEALRQYAAEGLRPQTLLFTMLGHHVAGRDLAVASGTFIAALEQLGVSTQAARSTLARMVRRGHLRRHRVGRKAYFTLTGRLMTVLEEGANRLFAPPVRVQPENVWTLLSFSIPEDQRAFRHNLRTALAWSGFGLLRNGLWIAPGDVDATGMLDTLDLHEHVEVFVARPAPPTDLHRIVGEAWDLGVIAQEYRDFLLRWGGDDWRAGTTALAAQVRLLTEWQQILVDDPELPVTYLPADWPALRAYELFRQRLEEIGDDAAAGFAEILDALPPAELPAPESAS, from the coding sequence ATGACCGACGTTGGGATCCGGGCGGACCGCAAGGAGGCGCTGCGGCAGTACGCCGCGGAGGGCCTGCGGCCACAGACACTGCTGTTCACGATGCTGGGACACCACGTCGCCGGGCGTGACCTCGCGGTCGCCTCGGGCACCTTCATCGCGGCGCTCGAGCAGCTCGGGGTCTCCACGCAGGCGGCCCGCTCCACCCTCGCGAGGATGGTCCGTCGTGGCCACCTGCGCCGCCACCGCGTGGGACGCAAGGCATACTTCACCCTCACCGGCCGCCTGATGACGGTGCTCGAGGAGGGGGCGAACCGGCTGTTCGCGCCGCCGGTGCGCGTGCAGCCCGAGAACGTGTGGACGCTGCTGAGCTTTTCCATCCCCGAGGACCAGCGCGCCTTCCGGCACAACTTGCGCACGGCGCTGGCCTGGAGCGGGTTCGGCCTGCTGCGCAACGGCCTGTGGATCGCCCCCGGCGACGTGGACGCGACCGGGATGCTCGACACCCTGGACCTGCACGAACACGTCGAGGTGTTCGTCGCCCGGCCCGCGCCACCCACCGACCTGCACCGCATCGTCGGCGAAGCGTGGGACCTCGGCGTCATCGCGCAGGAGTACCGGGACTTCCTGCTGCGATGGGGCGGCGACGACTGGCGGGCCGGCACGACCGCGCTGGCGGCCCAGGTCCGGCTGCTCACCGAGTGGCAGCAGATCCTCGTCGACGACCCGGAGCTCCCGGTCACCTACCTGCCGGCCGACTGGCCGGCACTCCGGGCCTACGAGCTGTTCCGCCAGCGTCTCGAGGAGATCGGCGACGACGCCGCTGCCGGGTTCGCGGAGATCCTCGACGCGCTGCCGCCCGCCGAGCTGCCGGCGCCAGAATCGGCCTCGTAA
- a CDS encoding amidohydrolase family protein → MPVIDVHTHMLVDGYVERLAAHGGRYEVRQVAEHHNGHRDPIIAIRDLDYGVNAPWSAMYDWELRLRKMDEAGVDVALVSLTAPQANWGDAEVSTGTAAMVNDALAEQHAQNPDRIRFLATLPWPHPDRAVVELRRAAGQGAVGVTVLANIDGVTLAAPEFEPVWREIAELELPVLIHPTAPPGVEQIARHGLHNAVGFHFDTTHALERLVALGHLERYPTLRVIGSHAGGFLPFVLGRMEMYRTVSTRSPRDYPGQLFVDSLAFSPEALDLTVRKMGAEHVLFGSDYPHNGDVDRMARFLGMVDALSPDEQAAVRGDTAAKLFTR, encoded by the coding sequence ATGCCTGTCATCGATGTCCACACCCACATGCTCGTCGACGGCTACGTCGAACGCCTCGCGGCCCACGGCGGTCGGTACGAGGTCCGGCAGGTGGCCGAGCACCACAACGGCCACCGAGACCCGATCATCGCGATCCGTGACCTCGACTACGGCGTGAACGCCCCTTGGTCGGCGATGTACGACTGGGAGCTCCGGCTGCGCAAGATGGACGAGGCCGGCGTCGACGTCGCCCTGGTCTCGTTGACCGCCCCCCAAGCCAACTGGGGCGACGCGGAGGTCAGCACCGGCACGGCCGCGATGGTCAACGACGCACTCGCCGAGCAGCACGCGCAGAATCCGGACCGGATCCGGTTCCTCGCGACCCTGCCCTGGCCCCACCCCGACCGCGCTGTGGTCGAACTGCGGCGTGCCGCCGGACAGGGCGCCGTCGGCGTCACCGTCCTGGCCAACATCGACGGCGTGACGCTGGCCGCGCCGGAGTTCGAGCCCGTCTGGCGCGAGATCGCCGAACTCGAACTCCCGGTCCTCATACACCCCACGGCACCGCCGGGGGTCGAGCAGATCGCCCGTCATGGGCTGCACAACGCGGTGGGCTTCCACTTCGACACGACCCACGCCCTTGAGCGGCTGGTCGCGCTGGGCCACCTCGAGCGGTACCCGACCCTGCGGGTCATCGGCTCGCACGCCGGCGGCTTCCTGCCCTTCGTGCTCGGGCGCATGGAGATGTACCGCACCGTGTCGACGCGGTCGCCGCGGGACTATCCGGGCCAGCTGTTCGTCGACAGCCTGGCGTTCTCGCCCGAGGCCCTCGACCTGACCGTGCGGAAGATGGGCGCCGAGCATGTGCTGTTCGGTTCCGACTACCCGCACAACGGCGACGTCGACCGGATGGCGCGCTTCCTCGGCATGGTCGACGCCCTGTCCCCCGACGAGCAGGCCGCCGTCCGGGGCGACACCGCCGCGAAACTCTTCACGCGCTGA
- the folD gene encoding bifunctional methylenetetrahydrofolate dehydrogenase/methenyltetrahydrofolate cyclohydrolase FolD has protein sequence MTARIIDGKALAQKVRARIADDVARLKAEHGIQPGLAAVLVGDDPASQVYVGMKHRATEAAGMYSRQLELPDDTSQADLEALVGELNADDAIDGILVQLPLPDDLDPQPVQELIDPSKDVDALNPYTAGRLAVGDPTFLSCTPYGVLELLGEAGVDTVGAHVVVVGRSNLVGRPLSNLLTLKGNDATVTLAHSRTKDLAAVCRSADVVVAAVGRIGLITAEMVRPGATVIDVGTNRGDDGKLVGDVDFDAVAEVAGAITPVPGGVGPMTVTMLLQNTLEAARLRRGLPRR, from the coding sequence ATGACCGCCAGGATCATCGACGGCAAGGCACTCGCACAGAAGGTGCGGGCGCGGATCGCGGACGACGTGGCAAGGCTGAAGGCCGAGCACGGCATCCAGCCGGGACTGGCGGCGGTGCTGGTCGGTGACGACCCGGCCTCGCAGGTCTACGTCGGGATGAAGCACCGCGCCACCGAGGCCGCCGGCATGTACAGCCGCCAGCTGGAACTGCCCGACGACACCTCGCAGGCCGACCTCGAGGCGCTCGTCGGCGAACTCAACGCCGACGACGCGATCGACGGGATCCTCGTGCAGCTGCCGCTGCCCGACGACCTCGACCCGCAGCCGGTGCAGGAGCTGATCGACCCGTCCAAGGACGTCGACGCCCTCAACCCCTACACGGCCGGGCGGCTCGCGGTCGGCGATCCGACGTTCCTGTCGTGCACGCCGTACGGCGTGCTGGAGCTGCTCGGCGAGGCGGGCGTCGACACCGTCGGCGCGCACGTCGTCGTGGTCGGGCGCTCGAACCTCGTGGGTCGCCCGTTGTCGAACCTGCTGACGCTCAAGGGCAACGACGCGACGGTCACGCTGGCGCACTCGCGCACGAAGGACCTCGCCGCGGTGTGCCGCAGCGCCGACGTGGTCGTGGCGGCGGTCGGCCGGATCGGGCTGATCACGGCCGAGATGGTCCGGCCCGGTGCCACGGTGATCGACGTCGGCACCAACCGTGGGGACGACGGCAAGCTCGTCGGTGACGTGGACTTCGACGCGGTCGCCGAGGTCGCCGGGGCGATCACCCCGGTCCCCGGTGGGGTCGGCCCCATGACCGTCACGATGCTGCTGCAGAACACCCTCGAGGCCGCCCGCCTCCGCCGAGGCCTCCCGCGGCGCTGA
- a CDS encoding NAD-dependent epimerase/dehydratase family protein, whose amino-acid sequence MERLLLTGAAGRVATLLRPRLARDGRAVRLLDVVPLDDLRPGEEAVQGSAGDPETLREACADVDAVVHLATVATGRPMQFDAALEDLATTHAVLEAARQSGITRVVYASSNHAVGFHPRGEEDAPDWLFPRPDTFYGVAKVASEGLASLYVDRYGMDVVCLRIGTCRPEPDDVRSLATWLSPDDAARLVEAAVTAPSPGFRVVWGVSANTRNWWSLAEARRLGYDPQDDAEVFADAILAQHGDPDPTAVDHRYLGGAFTTRT is encoded by the coding sequence ATGGAACGCCTGCTGCTGACCGGTGCCGCGGGGCGCGTTGCGACGCTGCTGCGGCCGCGCCTGGCACGTGACGGACGTGCGGTCCGCCTCCTCGACGTCGTGCCCCTCGACGACCTGCGCCCCGGCGAGGAAGCCGTGCAGGGTTCGGCGGGTGACCCCGAGACGCTGCGCGAGGCCTGCGCCGACGTCGACGCGGTCGTCCACCTCGCCACCGTCGCCACCGGTCGCCCGATGCAGTTCGACGCGGCGCTCGAGGACCTCGCTACGACGCACGCCGTGCTCGAGGCTGCCCGGCAGTCCGGTATCACCCGGGTCGTGTACGCGTCGTCGAACCATGCCGTCGGCTTCCATCCGCGCGGCGAGGAGGACGCGCCGGACTGGCTGTTCCCGCGGCCCGACACGTTCTACGGGGTCGCCAAGGTCGCGTCCGAGGGGCTCGCCTCGCTGTACGTCGACCGCTACGGCATGGACGTGGTCTGTCTGCGGATCGGCACGTGCCGGCCGGAGCCCGACGACGTCCGGTCGCTGGCCACCTGGCTCTCCCCCGACGACGCCGCTCGCCTGGTCGAGGCGGCGGTCACCGCCCCGTCGCCCGGCTTCCGCGTGGTGTGGGGCGTGTCGGCCAACACCCGCAACTGGTGGAGTCTCGCCGAGGCGCGCCGGCTCGGCTACGACCCGCAGGACGACGCCGAGGTGTTCGCGGACGCGATCCTGGCCCAGCACGGCGACCCGGACCCGACCGCGGTCGACCACCGCTACCTCGGCGGGGCGTTCACCACGCGGACCTAG
- the purU gene encoding formyltetrahydrofolate deformylase, with the protein MRELEDPNIGRLIIQGPDQPGIVAAVSGTLSRAGANIVSLDQFSSDPEGGRFFQRTEFHLPGLTARRAELEATIREEVEERFGMHCALVEIKRRKRTAIMVSKLDHCLLDLLWRHRRDELAIDITMVISNHPDLSEEVRRFGIPFFHVPVPKGEKAEAEREQLKLLKDNVDLVVLARYMQILSGDFLEEVAVPIINIHHSFLPAFMGASPYQRAKERGVKLIGATAHYVTEDLDEGPIIEQDVIRVSHAMSAKELQRFGADVERQVLARAVGWHAEDRVLRDGNTTVVF; encoded by the coding sequence ATGCGTGAGCTCGAGGACCCGAACATCGGCCGCCTGATCATCCAGGGGCCCGACCAGCCCGGCATCGTGGCCGCCGTGTCGGGAACGCTCAGCCGTGCGGGCGCGAACATCGTCTCGCTCGACCAGTTCTCGAGCGACCCCGAGGGCGGCCGCTTCTTCCAGCGCACCGAGTTCCATCTGCCCGGCCTGACGGCGCGGCGCGCCGAGCTCGAGGCGACGATCCGCGAGGAGGTCGAGGAGCGCTTCGGCATGCACTGCGCGCTGGTGGAGATCAAGCGGCGCAAGCGCACCGCCATCATGGTGTCCAAGCTCGATCACTGCCTGCTCGACCTGCTGTGGCGCCACCGGCGGGACGAGCTGGCGATCGACATCACGATGGTGATCTCCAACCATCCCGACCTCAGCGAAGAGGTGCGCCGCTTTGGGATCCCCTTCTTCCACGTCCCGGTGCCGAAGGGCGAGAAGGCCGAGGCCGAACGCGAGCAGCTGAAGCTCCTCAAGGACAACGTCGACCTCGTCGTGCTGGCGCGCTACATGCAGATCCTCTCGGGCGACTTCCTGGAGGAGGTCGCGGTCCCGATCATCAACATCCACCACTCGTTCCTGCCGGCGTTCATGGGCGCCTCGCCCTATCAGCGTGCCAAGGAGCGGGGCGTGAAACTGATCGGCGCGACGGCGCACTACGTGACCGAGGATCTCGACGAGGGTCCGATCATCGAGCAGGACGTGATCCGGGTCTCCCACGCCATGAGCGCGAAGGAACTGCAGCGCTTCGGCGCAGACGTCGAACGGCAGGTACTCGCGCGTGCCGTCGGGTGGCATGCCGAGGACCGGGTCCTCCGGGACGGCAACACGACGGTCGTGTTCTGA
- a CDS encoding arylamine N-acetyltransferase, which produces MPIAIRRTAAVDVAAYLRRIGIQDDVAPDLPTLTRIVEGHTRTIPFENLDPLLGRPVSLEPAALLDKLVHHGRGGYCFEHNGLLHTVLDALGYDVAALLARVRWGRPDGTCPPRTHQVLRVGIGPAAYLVDVGFGGPTPTSPLAMAPGRVQATAHEPCRLLRDGELLTLQVHRDDGWRPAYEFTLEPQQRVDLEVVNHYTATHPASRFSTALLGARAAEGRRIALTNLRLVVRHADGRTERRPLTDVAALRAALEHDLAITLPAELDLDALFDRLRSGASG; this is translated from the coding sequence ATGCCGATTGCCATCCGTCGCACCGCCGCCGTCGACGTGGCCGCCTATCTGCGACGCATCGGCATCCAGGACGACGTCGCGCCGGATCTGCCCACGCTGACGCGGATCGTCGAGGGACACACCCGCACGATTCCCTTCGAGAACCTCGACCCGCTGCTCGGCCGACCGGTCTCGCTCGAGCCGGCGGCGTTGCTGGACAAACTCGTCCACCACGGGCGCGGCGGGTACTGCTTCGAGCACAACGGCCTGCTGCACACGGTGCTCGACGCACTCGGCTACGACGTCGCTGCACTGCTCGCACGGGTGCGCTGGGGTCGTCCTGACGGCACGTGCCCGCCACGAACCCACCAGGTGCTGCGCGTCGGGATCGGACCGGCGGCCTACCTGGTGGACGTCGGCTTCGGTGGGCCGACCCCTACGTCTCCACTGGCCATGGCGCCGGGCCGGGTCCAGGCCACCGCCCACGAGCCATGCCGGCTGCTCCGCGACGGCGAGCTCCTCACGCTGCAGGTCCATCGCGACGACGGCTGGCGCCCCGCCTACGAGTTCACCCTGGAGCCGCAGCAACGGGTCGACCTCGAGGTGGTCAACCACTACACGGCCACCCACCCGGCGTCGCGCTTCAGCACGGCGCTGTTGGGCGCGCGGGCCGCCGAAGGCCGGCGCATCGCCCTGACGAACCTCCGCCTGGTCGTACGCCACGCCGACGGCCGCACCGAGCGACGACCGCTGACGGACGTCGCGGCGCTGCGCGCGGCCCTGGAACACGACCTGGCCATCACCCTGCCGGCCGAGCTGGACCTCGACGCCCTGTTCGACCGGCTGAGGTCGGGCGCCAGCGGGTAG